A window from Micromonospora profundi encodes these proteins:
- a CDS encoding amidohydrolase: protein MTNPSTLYRGGVLHCPADPSATALLVSGGRIAWLGIDGDAPPADRVVDLDGALVTPAFVDAHVHATDTGLTLSGLELSGVRSAGQLLDAVATYAAGLPVDAVVLGHGWDESGWSDATLPDAAALDRAADGRRVYLSQASIHSALVSSALLAACPQAADAAGFDASGWLRRDAHHVVRAAAQGSVSRAQRVAAQRVALAHAASLGIAAVHECGGPEISDEEDFTGLLGISGDGLPEVYGYWGELGGAARARELGAVGAGGDLFADGALGSRTAHVSQPYGDGDGCGHGYLSAEQVRDHLLDCAAHGMQGGFHAIGDAAIGTVLDGFAAAARAVGVERLRAARHRIEHAEIMSKRLIAGFVEYGVVASMQPAFDRLWGGAGRMYESRLGLDRSLESNPMGAMHSVGVALAFGSDSPVTPLDPWGSVRAAAAHHNPAQRMGVRSAFAAHTRGGWRAVHLDVEGVLALGAPATFAVWSTPAGVDRGLPVLLAEDPELRGPDDPTPLPVCRRLVLRGEVIYEEGSS from the coding sequence ATGACGAACCCCTCGACGTTGTACCGCGGCGGTGTGCTGCACTGTCCCGCTGATCCGAGCGCTACCGCGCTGTTGGTCTCCGGTGGGCGGATCGCCTGGTTGGGCATTGACGGTGACGCGCCGCCTGCCGACCGGGTGGTGGATCTCGATGGTGCGCTGGTGACGCCGGCGTTCGTCGACGCCCACGTGCATGCCACCGACACCGGGTTGACGCTGTCCGGGCTGGAGTTGTCCGGGGTGCGGTCGGCGGGGCAGTTGCTCGACGCGGTGGCAACGTACGCGGCGGGGCTGCCGGTGGACGCTGTGGTGTTGGGGCACGGCTGGGACGAGTCGGGCTGGTCGGACGCGACGTTGCCGGATGCGGCGGCGCTGGACCGGGCGGCCGACGGTCGGCGGGTGTATCTGTCGCAGGCGTCGATCCATTCGGCGTTGGTGTCGTCGGCGCTGCTGGCGGCGTGCCCGCAGGCGGCCGACGCGGCCGGCTTCGACGCGTCGGGTTGGTTGCGGCGCGACGCGCATCATGTGGTGCGGGCGGCGGCGCAGGGGTCGGTGAGTCGTGCGCAGCGGGTGGCCGCGCAGCGGGTGGCGCTCGCGCACGCGGCGTCGCTGGGTATCGCGGCGGTGCACGAGTGCGGTGGGCCGGAGATCTCCGACGAGGAGGACTTCACCGGTCTGCTGGGCATCTCCGGTGATGGGTTGCCGGAGGTGTACGGGTACTGGGGTGAGCTGGGTGGCGCGGCGCGGGCCCGGGAGTTGGGTGCGGTGGGCGCTGGTGGTGACCTGTTCGCCGATGGGGCGTTGGGGTCGCGGACGGCGCACGTGTCGCAGCCGTACGGCGATGGTGACGGGTGTGGGCACGGGTACCTGTCGGCGGAGCAGGTGCGTGATCATCTGCTGGACTGTGCGGCGCATGGCATGCAGGGAGGGTTCCACGCGATCGGTGACGCGGCGATCGGCACGGTTCTCGACGGTTTCGCGGCGGCGGCGCGGGCGGTGGGTGTGGAGCGGCTGCGGGCTGCTCGGCACCGCATCGAGCACGCGGAGATCATGAGTAAGCGGTTGATCGCCGGGTTCGTGGAGTACGGGGTCGTGGCGAGCATGCAGCCGGCGTTCGACAGGTTGTGGGGTGGCGCGGGCCGGATGTACGAGTCGCGGTTGGGGTTGGACCGGTCGTTGGAGTCCAACCCGATGGGTGCGATGCATTCGGTGGGTGTGGCGTTGGCGTTCGGGTCGGATTCGCCGGTGACGCCGCTGGATCCGTGGGGGTCGGTGCGGGCGGCGGCGGCGCACCACAATCCGGCGCAGCGGATGGGTGTGCGGTCGGCGTTCGCGGCGCACACCCGTGGTGGGTGGCGGGCGGTGCACCTGGACGTCGAGGGGGTCCTGGCGTTGGGGGCGCCGGCGACGTTCGCGGTGTGGTCGACGCCGGCGGGTGTGGATCGGGGTCTGCCGGTGTTGCTGGCCGAGGATCCGGAGTTGCGGGGTCCGGACGATCCGACGCCGCTGCCTGTGTGCCGGCGTCTGGTGCTGCGCGGTGAGGTCATCTACGAGGAAGGGTCGTCGTGA
- the kamD gene encoding lysine 5,6-aminomutase subunit alpha, producing MTGKLDLDPVLVARARELARRAGQPVVDLARSHTTVSVERAVLRLAGVSGADPDGIPWVNRLVDAVVADIGLGHGVAVPVFDALAREGITDVTLLAQKAAAGSVRFAVPTGRAATTARSAARKAVGAGVRRIDRRRAERDRLVKRHGDPAQRPWIYLIVATGDIYEDIPQAQAAARAGADVIAVIRSTGQSLLDYVPEGATREGFAGTYATQENFRLMRAALDESSKELGRYVRLTNYASGLCMPEMATLAGLERLDMMLNDSMYGILFRDINPIRTFVDQRFSRQVHARAGIIINTGEDNYLTTADAVDEAHTVTVSQLLNEFFAHEAGLADWQLGLGHAFEINPEVPESFRLELAHALLARELFPEAPLKWMPPTKHMTGDVFRGNLLDGFFNLAGALTGQGILLVGMMTEAVVTPWLSDRDIALQNVRYVLGAAGGLHEDFVPAPGGFIRRRANQVLGEALDLLERIGEQTLLTAIAEGTFGIMKRPADRGKGLAGVAAHEADYCNPATEILEAAA from the coding sequence GTGACCGGAAAGCTTGATCTTGATCCGGTGCTTGTGGCGCGGGCGCGGGAGTTGGCGCGTCGGGCCGGACAGCCGGTGGTGGACCTGGCCCGTAGCCACACCACTGTGTCGGTGGAGAGGGCCGTGCTGCGGCTGGCCGGGGTGAGCGGCGCCGACCCGGACGGCATTCCGTGGGTGAACCGGCTCGTCGACGCGGTCGTCGCGGACATCGGGTTGGGCCACGGTGTGGCGGTGCCGGTGTTCGATGCCCTCGCCCGTGAGGGCATCACCGACGTGACGTTGCTGGCGCAGAAGGCGGCTGCCGGGTCGGTGCGTTTCGCCGTGCCGACCGGCCGGGCCGCGACGACAGCCCGGTCCGCGGCGCGCAAGGCCGTCGGAGCGGGTGTACGGCGCATCGACAGGCGACGTGCGGAGCGGGACCGGCTCGTCAAGCGGCACGGTGACCCGGCGCAGCGGCCGTGGATCTACCTGATCGTGGCGACCGGCGACATCTACGAGGACATCCCGCAGGCGCAGGCGGCGGCGCGGGCGGGCGCGGACGTGATCGCGGTGATCCGTTCCACGGGGCAGTCGCTGCTGGACTACGTTCCCGAGGGCGCGACGCGGGAGGGGTTCGCGGGCACGTACGCCACGCAGGAGAACTTCCGGCTGATGCGGGCGGCGTTGGACGAGTCGTCGAAGGAGTTGGGCCGCTACGTGCGGTTGACCAACTACGCGTCGGGGTTGTGCATGCCGGAGATGGCGACCCTTGCCGGGTTGGAACGCCTCGACATGATGCTCAACGACTCGATGTACGGGATCCTGTTCCGCGACATCAACCCGATCCGTACGTTCGTGGACCAGCGGTTCTCCCGTCAGGTGCACGCCCGCGCGGGGATCATCATCAACACCGGTGAGGACAACTACCTGACGACCGCCGACGCGGTCGACGAGGCGCACACGGTGACGGTGTCGCAGCTGCTCAACGAGTTCTTCGCCCACGAGGCGGGGTTGGCGGACTGGCAGTTGGGCCTGGGGCACGCGTTCGAGATCAACCCGGAGGTGCCGGAGTCGTTCCGGTTGGAGTTGGCGCACGCCCTGTTGGCCCGGGAGTTGTTCCCGGAGGCGCCGCTGAAGTGGATGCCGCCGACGAAGCACATGACAGGTGACGTTTTCCGGGGCAACCTGCTGGACGGGTTCTTCAACCTTGCGGGCGCGCTGACCGGGCAGGGCATCCTGCTGGTGGGGATGATGACCGAGGCGGTGGTGACGCCGTGGCTGTCGGACCGGGACATCGCCCTGCAGAACGTGCGGTACGTGCTGGGCGCGGCCGGCGGGTTGCACGAGGACTTCGTGCCGGCGCCGGGCGGGTTCATCCGCCGCCGGGCCAACCAGGTTCTCGGTGAGGCGCTGGACCTGTTGGAGCGCATCGGGGAGCAGACGCTTCTGACGGCGATCGCCGAGGGCACGTTCGGGATCATGAAACGGCCCGCTGACCGGGGTAAGGGCCTCGCTGGGGTCGCCGCGCACGAGGCGGACTACTGCAACCCGGCCACCGAGATCCTGGAGGCGGCGGCGTGA
- the kamE gene encoding lysine 5,6-aminomutase subunit beta, giving the protein MSGQIVRPYGDTTGDGMVQVSFTLPVPHDKRAEGAAVQLANRMGIDPAMVVHAKPMGDGFTFFVVYGRVNHLVDLDGVQVVERDFALLSAKEVNTVVKQRLRRKLSVVGACIGTDAHTVGIDAILNVKGIAGEKGLEYYRELKVTNLGAQVSVPELVEAARVEKADAVLVSQVVTQRDAHLHNTREMSAAFREAMPAGRRPLLIVGGPRFDESMTDELGVDRIFGRGTTPGEVASYLVHALITQRKAMA; this is encoded by the coding sequence GTGAGTGGGCAGATCGTGCGGCCGTACGGGGACACCACAGGTGACGGGATGGTGCAGGTGTCGTTCACGCTGCCGGTGCCGCACGACAAGCGGGCCGAGGGCGCGGCGGTGCAGTTGGCCAACCGGATGGGCATCGACCCGGCGATGGTGGTGCACGCCAAACCGATGGGCGACGGGTTCACGTTCTTCGTCGTGTACGGGCGGGTGAACCACCTGGTGGACCTGGACGGGGTGCAGGTGGTGGAGCGGGACTTCGCGCTGCTGTCGGCCAAGGAGGTCAACACTGTGGTGAAGCAGCGACTGCGGCGCAAGCTGTCGGTGGTGGGGGCGTGCATCGGCACCGACGCGCACACCGTGGGCATCGACGCGATCCTCAACGTGAAGGGCATCGCGGGGGAGAAGGGCCTGGAGTACTACCGGGAGTTGAAGGTCACCAACCTGGGTGCGCAGGTCAGTGTGCCGGAGCTGGTGGAGGCGGCGCGGGTGGAGAAGGCCGACGCGGTGCTCGTGTCGCAGGTCGTCACCCAGCGCGACGCGCACCTGCACAACACCCGGGAGATGTCGGCGGCGTTCCGTGAGGCGATGCCGGCGGGCCGTCGGCCGTTGCTGATCGTCGGTGGTCCCCGGTTCGACGAGTCGATGACCGACGAGTTGGGTGTGGACCGGATCTTCGGTCGGGGCACCACGC